The Candidatus Methylomirabilota bacterium genome includes a region encoding these proteins:
- a CDS encoding LLM class flavin-dependent oxidoreductase, translating to MTSASRPATRFGIALPSGGPGGPPPVSRGLAEAARRIEAAGFESAWAFDAIGRGFLQADPLTCLAVAATVTCDIELGTGILQVPLRNPVELAQRVLTTHLVSEGRLRLGVGAGSTAADFAALGLDFAARFRRLDESLAIMRRLWAGERVDGASLAPVWPTAVGGPPVLIGSWAGSRWIERAARDFDGWVGSGARSSWRLLREGIARFRDLGGRRAVVTNVVVHLERPAASPDGPDDPCNLKCPRDVARERLHRLRDLGFDDVVLVTRRHDAEHLQELRELAVTSR from the coding sequence ATGACGAGCGCCTCGCGTCCGGCCACGCGGTTCGGGATCGCCCTGCCCTCCGGAGGGCCGGGCGGGCCGCCGCCGGTGTCGCGGGGCCTGGCGGAGGCCGCCCGGCGGATCGAGGCGGCCGGCTTCGAGAGCGCGTGGGCCTTCGACGCCATCGGTCGCGGCTTCCTCCAGGCCGATCCCCTCACCTGCCTCGCCGTCGCGGCGACCGTGACGTGTGACATCGAGCTCGGGACCGGCATCCTCCAGGTCCCCCTGCGAAACCCGGTGGAGCTCGCCCAGCGCGTGCTGACCACGCACCTCGTGTCCGAGGGCCGCCTGCGGCTCGGCGTGGGCGCCGGATCCACCGCGGCCGATTTCGCCGCGCTCGGCCTCGATTTCGCAGCGCGCTTCCGTCGTCTCGACGAGTCGCTGGCGATCATGCGCCGGCTGTGGGCGGGCGAGCGCGTCGACGGAGCCTCGCTCGCGCCGGTCTGGCCCACCGCCGTCGGCGGCCCGCCGGTCCTGATCGGCTCGTGGGCGGGCTCGCGGTGGATCGAGCGGGCGGCCCGCGACTTCGACGGCTGGGTGGGTTCGGGCGCTCGGAGCAGCTGGCGGCTGCTGCGCGAGGGGATCGCGCGGTTCCGCGACCTGGGCGGTCGGCGCGCCGTCGTCACCAACGTGGTGGTGCACCTCGAGCGGCCGGCGGCGAGCCCCGACGGCCCGGACGATCCGTGCAACCTCAAGTGTCCGAGGGACGTCGCCCGCGAGCGCTTGCATCGTCTGCGCGACCTCGGCTTCGACGACGTGGTGCTGGTCACGCGGCGCCACGACGCCGAGCACCTCCAGGAGCTCCGCGAGCTGGCCGTGACCTCCAGATGA
- a CDS encoding SMP-30/gluconolactonase/LRE family protein, with protein MADALSSILETTNAERLATGFVFTEGPLWHPDGFYYFVDIRRSNLHRLTPGKAPELVRANTGEGNGTTFDLQGRLVICEGGNRRVTRWSADGRSEVLMDRYEGKRLNRPNDVVCKSDGSIYFTDPGLRVPFAERELPYAGVYRIALDGTTTLVADCEYPNGLAFSPDERVLYVANTRWAQYIHALELDAGGRLVRRRIFADMSSDETDGVPDGMKVDVEGRVYCTGPGGTWVFAPDGTRLGIIRTPEVPANLAFGGADLRTLFFTARTSVYTLRVKVPGQPHPWYRVRSR; from the coding sequence ATGGCCGACGCGCTGTCCAGCATCCTCGAGACGACGAACGCGGAGCGGCTGGCCACGGGATTCGTCTTCACCGAAGGGCCCCTGTGGCACCCCGACGGCTTCTACTATTTCGTCGACATCCGCCGGAGCAACCTGCACCGCCTGACGCCGGGCAAGGCCCCCGAGCTCGTGCGCGCGAACACCGGTGAGGGCAACGGCACGACGTTCGATCTGCAAGGCCGGCTGGTCATCTGCGAGGGCGGCAACCGCCGCGTCACGCGCTGGTCCGCCGACGGCCGCTCCGAGGTCCTGATGGACCGCTACGAGGGCAAGCGCCTGAACCGGCCCAACGACGTCGTCTGCAAGTCCGACGGGAGCATCTACTTCACCGATCCCGGCCTGCGCGTGCCCTTCGCCGAGCGCGAGTTGCCCTATGCCGGGGTCTATCGCATCGCGCTCGACGGGACGACCACGCTCGTGGCCGACTGCGAGTATCCGAACGGGCTCGCGTTCTCGCCGGACGAGCGCGTGCTCTACGTGGCCAACACGCGCTGGGCGCAGTACATCCACGCCCTCGAGCTCGACGCGGGCGGCCGGCTGGTGAGGCGCCGGATCTTCGCCGACATGTCGTCCGACGAGACCGACGGCGTCCCCGATGGGATGAAGGTGGACGTGGAAGGCCGGGTCTATTGCACGGGTCCGGGGGGCACCTGGGTCTTCGCGCCGGATGGCACGCGCCTCGGGATCATTCGCACGCCGGAGGTCCCGGCCAACCTCGCCTTCGGCGGCGCCGATCTACGGACCCTGTTCTTCACCGCGCGCACCTCGGTCTACACGTTGCGCGTGAAGGTGCCGGGGCAGCCACACCCCTGGTATCGGGTCCGGTCGAGGTGA
- a CDS encoding NAD(P)-dependent oxidoreductase, with translation MRIGFIGLGNMGGPMALNVLRAGHGMVVTDIRPELAKPHLAQGAAWADGAKAVAQASELVFTSLPGPREVEAVALGPGGILDGAARGTIYVDLSTSSATLIRRIHTVYAERGVDVLDAPVSGGVPGARAATLAVLVGGDEALYTRVKPVLDAIGDKVTRVGEIGCGTVAKLVHNMVSACSRMAIAEGMTLGVKAGVAPEALLDALSKGSFGQGRALKDMIPNTVFPGTFDTVNFALDLLRKDVGLATALGREYHVPMLIAALAEQQLEEAVRRGWGAKDSMAIFCLQEERAGVTLRTRRG, from the coding sequence CCGGACACGGCATGGTGGTGACGGACATCCGGCCGGAGCTGGCGAAGCCGCACCTCGCGCAGGGCGCCGCCTGGGCGGACGGCGCGAAGGCGGTGGCGCAGGCGAGCGAGCTCGTCTTCACCTCGCTGCCCGGGCCGCGCGAGGTGGAGGCGGTCGCGCTGGGCCCCGGCGGCATCCTCGACGGCGCGGCGCGGGGCACGATCTACGTGGATCTCTCCACCAGCTCGGCCACACTCATCCGGCGCATCCACACGGTCTACGCCGAGCGCGGGGTGGACGTGCTCGACGCGCCCGTCAGCGGGGGCGTGCCCGGCGCGCGTGCCGCCACGCTGGCGGTGCTCGTCGGAGGCGACGAGGCGCTCTACACGCGCGTCAAGCCCGTGCTCGATGCCATCGGCGACAAGGTGACCCGCGTCGGCGAGATCGGCTGCGGCACCGTCGCGAAGCTCGTGCACAACATGGTCTCGGCGTGCTCGCGCATGGCGATCGCCGAGGGGATGACGCTCGGCGTGAAGGCGGGCGTCGCGCCCGAGGCGCTGCTCGACGCGCTCTCCAAGGGCTCGTTCGGCCAGGGACGCGCGCTGAAGGACATGATCCCCAACACCGTGTTCCCCGGCACGTTCGACACCGTCAACTTCGCGCTCGACCTCCTGCGCAAGGACGTCGGGCTCGCGACGGCGCTGGGCCGCGAGTACCACGTGCCGATGCTGATCGCCGCGCTCGCCGAGCAGCAGCTCGAAGAGGCGGTGCGCCGCGGCTGGGGCGCGAAGGACTCGATGGCGATCTTCTGCCTCCAGGAGGAGCGGGCCGGCGTCACGCTCCGGACGCGGCGAGGCTGA